The Terriglobales bacterium region CTGCTCATAAAATTCAGGCCGACGAACAAGATTAAGGTAAGCACGGTCCAGGTGATCTCAAGCTTATTATTGCCGTGGGAGTAGTGCGCTAGCGGAGTGCTTGCGGTGCGTTGGCGATACTGCCAAGCGAAAAGGCCCAGGCTGAGCTGTGCGGCCACGAACACGATGCCCATAAGAACGTACGTGGTGGCGAAATGATGATCGATGCCCGCAGCTGCAGCCGAAGCGCCGACAGGCAACCACCACGTCTTCGCGATGAAGAAGTACGCGCTAATGAAGGTGATCAGCCAGATAACAACGAGAAGAACTAGGCCCATGTACCCTGACCTCCCGGTCGAATAATCCGCCGTTGCGAATGATCCGGCCGCGCAACCTTCGGAATCTGGATCGCAAAGCCCGAAAACGGGGCGAGTCTACCACAGGTCTTTCTAAGCGCAAGCGGGTTATTGCATGTCTCGAGTTTTTCCTCGGGGTGGCGGAGTTTGAGAACAACGGCTGGTGTTTTCTTGTTCGCGCGACTGGCGAAATCGCGCCTGCAGAAAATTTTAGACTGGAGTTGACGAATTTTTTTTATTTGAGTAACATCCGGCCAGTTTCTTGGGGAGCCCAGTGGAATGGTAGGGACCTCGCGATGTATCGCTGCCACGCTCTTCAAATTCGGCGGGCCAACGACGCTTCCACAGGCCGCGCCATCCCTGTGTGTTCGAACGAGTGATTCGGTTTTTTTGACGCGCGAGCGTTCGTGCGTCGCTGCTGAAATTCTCTCCGCGCTCGAAAATATTCGTTCTCTAGAGCAGACACTTTTGGATGTAAGCGAAAGGAGATCTTTGCGCCTTCCGGTTGGGACCGAAGGCTGGAGGGCGTACGTTCAGGGGAGGGAAGTAGCGGCGTCGTTTGCGACCGCGGCATAAGTCGACCACAGGTATCCAGGAGGTAATGCATGGCGGCCCCGGAATCTAATTCGGCCAATCCGAAACCGGATGCAGCGAAGACGTCTGCTGCCGGTGGTGGCGAAGCTGCAAAGTTCGTGGGCACGCCCGCCGTCGGTACCTCAAAAGCTGCACCTGCTGCCGGTTTACCAACGGTGGGCCCGGCGGCGAGCGGAATGAATCAGAGCCGACGGAGTTTGGTTTGGTGCGCTGTGGCCGGTTTTCTGGGGGCCTGGTTTATCGCGTTTCTTCGTTTTTTTCTTCCACGAACACTTTTTGAACCTCCGACCGTTTTCAAGATTGGGTATCCCTCCGACTATGCGTTGGGTGTCGATACGAAATGGCAGCAAAAGTACCGTATCTGGGTGGACCGCACGCCGGACCGCATGTTCGTCATTTACGCGCGCTGCACACATTTGGGCTGCACGCCAGATTGGAAGGCCAGCGAGAACAAATTCAAATGTCCCTGCCACGGAAGTGGTTACGACAGTGAAGGGATCAACTTCGAGGGGCCTGCACCGCGTCCGATGGATCGGGCGCGGGTGGAGTTGGCGCCGGATGGGCAGATTGTGGTGGATGTGTCGCAGCTTTTTGAATGGCCCAAGGGGCAGCCGAGTCACTTTAGCGATCCGGGTTCGTTTTTGAATGTGTAGGCACGGCGGTGGCGGATGCAGCTCTCGAGGAGGACGCGCGAAGTAATGAACTAGAGGGGCAACGAACTTAGACCGACGGTTCGAGCGGGATGGGAAAC contains the following coding sequences:
- a CDS encoding Rieske 2Fe-2S domain-containing protein, which gives rise to MAAPESNSANPKPDAAKTSAAGGGEAAKFVGTPAVGTSKAAPAAGLPTVGPAASGMNQSRRSLVWCAVAGFLGAWFIAFLRFFLPRTLFEPPTVFKIGYPSDYALGVDTKWQQKYRIWVDRTPDRMFVIYARCTHLGCTPDWKASENKFKCPCHGSGYDSEGINFEGPAPRPMDRARVELAPDGQIVVDVSQLFEWPKGQPSHFSDPGSFLNV